One Deinococcus aestuarii DNA segment encodes these proteins:
- a CDS encoding Panacea domain-containing protein, producing the protein MTVTIDDPTKTGYAAEVVANAFLDLARAEGRTLTQMQVHKLVYIAHGWTLALLGRPLIYNTVHAWQRGPVVRRLWDHWGSRGRTPIAEPLDVSPGEPDLSNDPAALEVIRSVWMTYGQMDGDELSRLTHLQGTPWMQVFGRPNDLIPNEVTREYYTALSRSA; encoded by the coding sequence TTGACCGTCACCATCGACGATCCGACCAAGACCGGGTACGCCGCCGAGGTGGTGGCGAACGCCTTCCTCGACCTCGCGCGGGCGGAGGGGCGGACCCTGACGCAGATGCAGGTGCACAAGCTGGTGTACATCGCGCACGGGTGGACGCTGGCGCTGCTGGGGCGGCCCCTGATCTACAACACGGTCCACGCCTGGCAACGCGGCCCGGTCGTCCGGCGGTTGTGGGACCACTGGGGAAGCCGGGGCCGCACGCCCATCGCCGAGCCGCTCGACGTGTCGCCGGGCGAACCTGACCTGAGCAATGATCCCGCCGCCCTGGAAGTGATCCGCAGCGTCTGGATGACCTACGGGCAGATGGACGGCGACGAACTCTCGCGGCTGACGCACCTTCAGGGCACCCCCTGGATGCAGGTCTTCGGGCGCCCGAACGACCTGATTCCCAACGAGGTCACCCGCGAGTACTACACGGCGCTCTCCCGCAGCGCCTGA
- a CDS encoding GNAT family N-acetyltransferase, translating to MVVEPAVPEDLPDILDLQRRAYMSEAALYPEATLPAMTQTLKELRAEAERQTLLKGTLDGRLIASVRGFVDEAGVGQIGRLIVDPFEQGRGYGTRLLHSMESMLPVQTLELFTGERSTPNLRLYERLGYVCDRSEHHGGVTLIFLRKEKATVTA from the coding sequence ATGGTCGTTGAACCCGCCGTGCCGGAAGACCTGCCGGACATCCTCGACCTGCAACGCCGCGCCTATATGTCTGAGGCGGCCCTGTACCCGGAGGCGACTCTCCCGGCCATGACACAGACTCTGAAGGAGTTGCGGGCAGAGGCTGAAAGACAGACCCTTCTGAAAGGCACGCTGGACGGACGGCTCATCGCCTCCGTGCGGGGCTTTGTCGACGAGGCGGGAGTGGGGCAGATCGGGCGTCTGATCGTGGACCCCTTCGAGCAGGGCCGGGGCTATGGCACCCGCCTCCTGCACAGCATGGAGTCCATGCTCCCTGTTCAAACTCTGGAACTGTTCACGGGCGAGCGCAGCACCCCTAACCTCAGGCTCTACGAGCGCCTGGGCTATGTGTGCGACCGCTCCGAGCATCACGGCGGCGTGACCCTGATCTTCCTGCGAAAAGAGAAAGCGACGGTGACGGCATGA
- a CDS encoding KamA family radical SAM protein, whose protein sequence is MSRSTTLHPQATVRSQQMLPRNHRAPRWASVPDEQWYDWKWQLKNRINSALELEEVIRLTESERAGASAKGIFRLDITPYFASLMDPEDPTCPVRRQVIPTHHELEPFTAMMEDSLAEDKHSPVPGLVHRYPDRVLMLVTTQCASYCRYCTRSRIVGDPSETFNPAEYEAQLNYLRNTPQVRDVLLSGGDPLTLAPKVLGRLLSELRKIEHIEIIRIGTRVPVFMPMRVTQELCDVLAENHPLWMNIHVNHPKEITPEVAEACDRLTRAGVPLGNQSVLLRGVNDHPVIMQKLLRELVKIRVRPYYIYQCDLVHGAGHLRTTVSKGLEIMESLRGHTSGYSVPTYVVDAPGGGGKIPVAPNYVLSHSPEKLILRNFEGYIAAYSEPTDYTGPDMAIPEEWQRREPGQSGIYGLMEGERISIEPREFSESRVRPGATQHRLNSREDKWAAYGVGSVAVTDTAPDGMVQVAETVSGD, encoded by the coding sequence ATGTCCCGTTCAACGACACTGCACCCGCAGGCGACCGTCCGGTCCCAGCAGATGCTGCCCCGCAACCACCGCGCGCCGAGGTGGGCCAGCGTGCCCGACGAGCAGTGGTACGACTGGAAGTGGCAGCTCAAGAACCGCATCAACTCCGCCCTGGAGCTGGAAGAGGTCATCCGCCTCACCGAGAGCGAGCGGGCGGGCGCGAGCGCCAAGGGCATCTTCCGCCTCGACATCACCCCGTACTTCGCCTCGCTGATGGACCCGGAGGACCCCACCTGTCCGGTGCGGCGTCAGGTCATCCCCACCCATCACGAACTCGAACCCTTCACGGCGATGATGGAGGACTCGCTCGCCGAGGACAAGCACAGCCCCGTGCCCGGCCTGGTCCACCGCTACCCCGACCGGGTACTGATGCTGGTGACGACCCAGTGCGCCAGTTATTGCCGCTACTGCACCCGCAGCCGCATCGTGGGCGACCCCTCCGAGACCTTCAACCCCGCCGAGTACGAGGCGCAGCTCAACTACCTGCGGAACACGCCCCAGGTGCGCGACGTGCTCCTCTCGGGCGGTGACCCCCTGACCCTCGCCCCGAAGGTGCTGGGCCGTCTTCTCTCCGAACTGCGCAAGATCGAGCACATCGAGATCATCCGCATCGGCACGCGCGTCCCGGTGTTCATGCCCATGCGCGTGACCCAGGAACTGTGCGACGTTCTGGCCGAGAATCACCCGCTGTGGATGAACATTCACGTCAACCACCCCAAGGAGATCACGCCGGAAGTCGCGGAGGCGTGCGACCGCCTCACGCGGGCGGGCGTGCCCCTCGGCAACCAGAGTGTCCTCCTGCGCGGCGTGAACGACCATCCCGTGATCATGCAGAAGCTGTTGCGCGAACTCGTCAAGATTCGGGTGCGGCCCTATTACATCTATCAGTGCGACCTCGTGCATGGGGCGGGGCACCTGCGGACCACGGTGAGCAAGGGCCTGGAGATCATGGAGAGCCTGCGCGGGCACACCAGCGGCTATTCGGTGCCGACCTACGTGGTGGACGCGCCCGGCGGCGGCGGCAAGATTCCCGTCGCGCCTAACTACGTCCTGTCCCACTCGCCCGAGAAGCTGATCCTCCGCAACTTCGAGGGCTATATCGCCGCCTACTCCGAGCCGACTGACTACACCGGCCCCGACATGGCTATCCCCGAGGAGTGGCAGCGCCGCGAGCCCGGCCAGAGCGGGATTTACGGTCTGATGGAGGGCGAGCGCATTTCCATCGAGCCGCGTGAGTTCAGCGAGAGCCGCGTGAGACCCGGCGCGACCCAGCACCGCCTCAACAGCCGCGAGGACAAGTGGGCGGCGTACGGGGTGGGGAGCGTGGCCGTGACCGACACTGCGCCGGATGGGATGGTGCAGGTGGCAGAGACGGTGAGCGGGGATTGA
- the tilS gene encoding tRNA lysidine(34) synthetase TilS — protein sequence MPRPAPSALTAPLLPFAGRVVVVGVSGGADSVALLRALLLIGARPIAAHLDHALREGSGGDAEWVRALAEELGVPFEGTRVDVAAVAERRGWNVEDAARRVRYEFLGRVARRHGASAVLTAHTRRDQAETVLMELLRGEAVPSGIPPARGRVRRPWLDVPRAEVETFLHALGQGWREDPTNADPTQTRAWLRTVVMPTLTARFPEVESALARVATFAREDDAALGEWAARLTDHAPLAAQPPAVLRRFVVRALREAGLPYHAEHVLTLTHALARGETAHLTLPGARTVTVTGGKVHLAPQVWPDPLFPLPGGWTRRTRQGGDRIRLPGGTRKLSDVLTDLHVPRGERDRVLLLAVGQDVQWVGLRPPLWAVGACEEAGQPEDPLHAAMGEALTLAREAASAGEVPVGAVVLGPGGAVVGRGRNLSREAGDMTRHAEVEALREAARTLGPYLTACTLVVTLEPCPMCLGAAVEARVGQIVFGARNPKAGALGGVTDLLAHSWGHTPRVTGGVRAREAARLLRDTFRSWRGG from the coding sequence GTGCCCCGCCCCGCGCCGTCCGCCCTCACCGCGCCGCTGCTGCCCTTCGCCGGGCGTGTGGTCGTGGTCGGTGTCTCGGGCGGCGCAGACAGCGTGGCGTTGCTGCGGGCCCTCCTCCTGATCGGCGCCCGGCCCATCGCCGCCCACCTCGACCATGCCCTGCGCGAGGGGTCGGGGGGGGATGCCGAGTGGGTGAGGGCTCTTGCGGAGGAACTGGGTGTTCCCTTCGAGGGGACGCGGGTGGACGTGGCGGCGGTGGCCGAGCGGCGCGGCTGGAACGTGGAGGACGCCGCCCGCCGCGTGCGCTACGAGTTCCTGGGCCGGGTGGCGAGGCGGCACGGCGCCTCTGCCGTCCTGACCGCCCACACCCGGCGCGACCAGGCGGAGACGGTGCTGATGGAACTCCTGCGCGGGGAGGCCGTCCCGAGCGGCATCCCCCCGGCCCGGGGCCGGGTGCGCCGCCCCTGGCTGGACGTGCCCCGCGCCGAGGTCGAGACGTTCCTGCACGCCCTCGGGCAGGGCTGGCGCGAGGACCCCACGAACGCCGATCCCACCCAGACCCGCGCCTGGCTGCGGACGGTCGTGATGCCCACCCTCACCGCCCGTTTCCCCGAGGTCGAGTCGGCCCTGGCCCGCGTCGCCACCTTTGCCCGCGAGGACGACGCGGCGCTGGGGGAGTGGGCCGCGCGTCTGACCGACCACGCGCCCCTCGCCGCCCAGCCGCCCGCCGTGCTGAGACGCTTCGTCGTGCGGGCGCTGAGGGAGGCTGGCCTGCCGTACCACGCCGAACACGTCCTCACGCTCACGCACGCTCTCGCACGGGGAGAGACGGCCCACCTCACCCTCCCCGGCGCGCGGACCGTGACCGTCACCGGGGGGAAAGTGCACCTCGCCCCGCAAGTCTGGCCCGACCCCCTCTTCCCCCTCCCCGGGGGCTGGACCCGTCGCACCCGGCAGGGCGGCGACCGCATCCGCCTTCCCGGCGGCACGCGCAAGCTCAGCGACGTGCTCACCGACTTGCACGTTCCGAGAGGCGAGCGCGACCGGGTGCTCCTCCTCGCGGTGGGCCAGGACGTTCAGTGGGTGGGCCTGCGCCCTCCCCTCTGGGCAGTGGGGGCGTGCGAGGAGGCGGGGCAGCCGGAAGACCCCCTCCACGCCGCGATGGGGGAGGCCCTCACCCTGGCCCGCGAGGCGGCCTCGGCGGGCGAGGTTCCGGTCGGCGCGGTCGTCCTGGGGCCTGGCGGAGCGGTCGTCGGGCGCGGGCGCAACCTCAGCCGGGAGGCGGGCGACATGACCCGTCACGCCGAGGTGGAGGCGCTGCGGGAGGCCGCCCGCACCCTCGGCCCCTACCTGACGGCTTGTACCCTCGTCGTCACGCTCGAACCCTGCCCGATGTGCCTGGGCGCGGCGGTCGAGGCCCGGGTGGGACAGATCGTCTTCGGGGCGCGCAATCCCAAGGCGGGTGCCCTCGGGGGGGTGACCGACCTCCTCGCCCACTCCTGGGGCCACACGCCGCGCGTGACGGGCGGCGTCCGGGCGCGCGAGGCGGCGCGGCTGCTGCGCGACACCTTCCGCTCGTGGCGGGGCGGCTAG
- a CDS encoding DUF998 domain-containing protein, whose protein sequence is MTDRAPAPPRLLPRFGAALWVVGALQFLAAHLIVQTAWSAPYRWSANNISDLGNVRCGPWGDPPRDVCSPLHGLMNVSFAVQGAALLLGALLLWTCWRPTRASRAGRVLLLAGGAGWVAAGLFPADVNENLHVLGAVLIFFAGNLGLLLAGPAFAGRPGLALPRLGALLGAAGLLGMGLLFGGQFLGLGMGGMERVTVFPLQVWTLLAGSAVLGTPSVRRRTVRRGE, encoded by the coding sequence ATGACCGACAGGGCCCCCGCCCCGCCGCGCCTCCTCCCGCGGTTCGGCGCTGCCCTCTGGGTGGTCGGCGCGCTCCAGTTCCTCGCCGCGCACCTGATCGTCCAGACGGCGTGGAGCGCCCCGTACCGCTGGTCGGCGAACAACATCAGCGACCTGGGGAACGTGCGGTGCGGACCCTGGGGCGACCCGCCGAGGGACGTGTGCTCCCCGCTGCACGGCCTCATGAACGTGTCGTTCGCCGTGCAGGGCGCCGCCCTGCTCCTCGGGGCCCTGCTGCTGTGGACGTGCTGGCGGCCCACCCGGGCCTCGCGGGCCGGGCGCGTGCTGCTCCTGGCGGGCGGTGCCGGCTGGGTCGCGGCGGGGCTCTTTCCCGCCGACGTGAACGAGAACCTGCACGTGCTGGGGGCGGTGCTGATCTTTTTCGCCGGGAACCTCGGGCTGCTGCTGGCCGGGCCCGCCTTCGCGGGGCGTCCCGGTCTGGCCCTCCCCCGGCTGGGGGCCCTCCTGGGGGCCGCCGGGCTGCTGGGCATGGGGCTTTTGTTCGGCGGTCAGTTTCTGGGGCTCGGGATGGGCGGAATGGAACGGGTGACGGTCTTCCCGCTTCAGGTGTGGACCCTGCTGGCGGGGAGCGCCGTCCTGGGCACCCCGTCCGTTCGCCGCCGCACCGTCCGGAGGGGCGAGTAG
- a CDS encoding Lrp/AsnC family transcriptional regulator, with protein MKQHGGHLDHLDHRILEELQTDSRLSMRELGRRVGLSAPAVTERVRRLEDAGVILGYGVRVASKPLGRTITAFIGVQDSGRNDPTLVRWAKKHDGVLECHSVTGDNSCILKVAVPDVGALETMLGDLIGMGFTCDTSIVLSSPLEGKVLLPPR; from the coding sequence ATGAAGCAGCACGGCGGCCACCTCGACCACCTCGACCACCGCATTCTCGAAGAACTTCAGACCGACTCGCGGCTGAGTATGCGGGAACTGGGGCGGCGGGTCGGGCTCTCGGCCCCGGCGGTCACCGAGCGGGTGCGGCGGCTGGAGGACGCGGGCGTGATTCTGGGGTACGGGGTGCGGGTGGCAAGCAAGCCGCTGGGACGGACGATCACGGCCTTCATCGGGGTGCAGGACTCGGGGCGCAACGACCCGACGCTCGTCCGGTGGGCCAAGAAGCACGACGGGGTGCTGGAGTGCCACAGCGTGACGGGGGACAACTCCTGCATCCTCAAGGTGGCCGTGCCCGACGTGGGGGCGCTGGAGACGATGCTGGGCGACCTGATCGGGATGGGCTTCACCTGCGACACGAGCATCGTGCTGAGTTCGCCGCTGGAGGGGAAGGTGTTGTTGCCGCCGAGGTGA
- the trpD gene encoding anthranilate phosphoribosyltransferase, translating to MHARLMNGELLSQPEAAAFMRQVMDGDVSGVRLAAALAALRVRGETPEEIAGFAQAMREHAVRVEVEPRDVLLDVVGTGGDGAHTFNISTTTAFVVAAAGVPVAKHGNRAASSRAGSADVLESLGVNLDASPEAVAEGINSLGIGFMFARNYHPALRHAAPVRADLAARTVFNILGPLSNPAGATHLVVGVFKPDLTRTLAEVLRLLGAKGATVVHGNGLDEFTVCGENTVTGLRDGEVIDRAVHPEEAGVGLHPREAIVGGTPAENAEITRALLTGGGTPAQRDIVALNVGAALRTAERVGSIREGVEQAREVMASGAAWELLERYAAHTRRGVEG from the coding sequence ATGCACGCCCGCCTGATGAACGGTGAACTCCTGTCCCAGCCCGAGGCGGCGGCCTTCATGCGTCAGGTCATGGACGGGGACGTGAGCGGCGTGCGCCTCGCCGCGGCCCTGGCGGCGCTGCGCGTGCGGGGCGAGACGCCGGAGGAGATCGCGGGCTTCGCCCAGGCCATGCGCGAACACGCAGTGCGGGTGGAGGTCGAGCCGCGTGACGTTCTGTTAGACGTGGTGGGCACCGGGGGCGACGGGGCGCACACCTTCAACATCTCCACGACGACCGCCTTCGTGGTGGCGGCGGCGGGCGTGCCGGTCGCCAAGCACGGCAACCGTGCCGCGAGCAGCCGGGCGGGCAGCGCGGACGTGCTCGAATCCCTTGGCGTGAACCTCGACGCCTCCCCGGAGGCCGTGGCGGAGGGCATCAACTCCCTAGGCATCGGCTTCATGTTCGCGCGCAACTACCATCCAGCGCTGCGCCACGCTGCCCCCGTCCGCGCCGACCTCGCCGCCCGGACGGTCTTCAACATCCTGGGGCCGCTCTCCAACCCCGCCGGGGCCACCCACCTCGTCGTAGGAGTCTTCAAGCCGGACCTGACCCGCACCCTGGCCGAGGTGTTGCGTCTCCTGGGTGCGAAGGGAGCTACCGTCGTCCACGGCAACGGCCTTGACGAGTTCACCGTCTGCGGCGAGAACACCGTCACGGGCCTGCGGGACGGCGAGGTGATCGACCGCGCCGTGCATCCCGAGGAGGCGGGCGTCGGCCTGCACCCCCGCGAGGCCATCGTGGGTGGCACCCCCGCCGAGAACGCCGAGATCACCCGCGCCCTGCTGACGGGCGGCGGCACCCCGGCCCAGCGCGACATCGTGGCGCTGAATGTGGGGGCGGCCCTGCGGACGGCGGAACGGGTGGGCAGCATCCGCGAGGGGGTCGAGCAGGCCCGTGAGGTCATGGCGAGCGGGGCCGCGTGGGAGTTGCTGGAGCGGTACGCGGCGCACACGCGGCGGGGTGTGGAGGGCTGA
- a CDS encoding HEAT repeat domain-containing protein, translating into MRNLPVRPLPASPSLDHLRGQAKSLLKAFLAGDAGARERVVAQLPQLGDVPWDRHARLADAQFVLAREYGFPNWARLKTYVEAAGPSATTVNPRDQRRSARRQVVYELAASLLIWSRQHEAQALGARFALMPLRDILAVREQLNGAGELPAVVDGLLEGLRHPRPRVRFDCANALDHLADERCAGPLRRLLDDPVPRVRRAALHSLSCDACKLSPLEPGEDLVPTLINMALSDPSIRVRRAAVPLLESHCRDGRVEETLRTLALSDDPAIGRTAREVLRRRDLLRDDTA; encoded by the coding sequence ATGCGCAACCTGCCCGTCCGTCCACTGCCCGCCTCGCCCAGCCTCGACCACCTCAGGGGGCAGGCGAAGTCCCTGCTGAAAGCCTTCCTCGCCGGGGACGCTGGTGCCCGAGAACGTGTCGTCGCGCAACTGCCCCAGCTCGGGGACGTTCCCTGGGACCGGCACGCGAGGCTGGCCGATGCCCAGTTCGTCCTCGCGCGGGAGTACGGCTTTCCGAACTGGGCAAGGCTCAAGACCTATGTCGAAGCGGCCGGGCCGTCGGCGACGACCGTCAACCCCCGCGACCAACGCCGCTCGGCCCGTCGGCAGGTTGTTTACGAATTGGCGGCGTCCCTGCTGATCTGGTCACGGCAACACGAGGCTCAGGCCCTCGGCGCCCGCTTCGCGCTCATGCCCCTGCGTGACATTCTGGCCGTTCGGGAACAGTTGAACGGCGCAGGCGAACTCCCGGCCGTGGTGGACGGACTTCTTGAAGGATTGCGTCACCCTCGACCCAGAGTGCGTTTCGACTGCGCGAACGCCCTTGACCACCTCGCGGACGAACGCTGTGCCGGGCCCCTGCGGCGACTGTTGGACGATCCCGTTCCGCGTGTCCGCCGTGCCGCCCTGCACTCCCTGAGCTGCGACGCTTGTAAGCTCAGCCCGCTTGAGCCCGGTGAAGACCTTGTGCCTACCTTAATCAACATGGCGTTGAGCGACCCGAGCATTCGCGTCCGCCGCGCCGCCGTCCCGTTGCTCGAAAGTCACTGCCGGGACGGGCGGGTGGAGGAGACCCTGCGGACGTTGGCCCTGAGCGACGACCCGGCAATCGGGCGCACGGCCCGTGAGGTCCTGCGGCGACGTGACCTCCTCAGAGACGACACCGCCTGA
- a CDS encoding acetyl ornithine aminotransferase family protein has product MTTLPKPRQPLLKTALPGPKTAEIMARDAKHLSTSYMRPYPFVPDHGEGVWLTDVDGNTMLDFFAGIAVSTTGHAHPHVVKAVQEQITKFAHVCLTDYPQEITTSLAERLVAQIERPGEKWRVFFGNSGAEAVEAAVKLARNHTGRTHIISTLGSFHGRTYGAITLTGSKTKYKRGFGPLLPNVSHVPYPNPFRPPLGSTPETCGQAVLDHIELLFQTVIPADEVAAVVIEPMQGEGGYIVPPADFLPGLRALCDKHGILLIFDEVQAGMGRTGKMFSFQHFDVQPDIVTLAKGIASGLPISAMLAKESVMTWPVGSHGSTFGGNPVAAAAAHATLDLLEGVVKHPGCGESLMDNAREVGASILAELRKMQSDFPFLGDVRGEGLFIGLEFVRPDGSPDGGLRDRASLALFERGLLNLDCGEAVIRISPPLILTREEAGTGLKIMRETLAAL; this is encoded by the coding sequence ATGACCACCCTCCCCAAGCCCCGCCAGCCCCTCCTCAAAACTGCCCTCCCCGGCCCCAAGACCGCCGAGATCATGGCGCGCGACGCGAAGCACCTCTCCACCTCCTACATGCGGCCCTATCCCTTCGTGCCGGACCACGGCGAGGGCGTGTGGCTGACCGACGTGGACGGAAACACCATGCTCGACTTCTTCGCGGGCATCGCCGTCAGCACGACGGGGCATGCGCACCCGCATGTCGTGAAGGCCGTGCAGGAGCAGATCACCAAGTTCGCCCACGTCTGCCTCACCGACTACCCGCAGGAAATCACGACGAGCCTGGCCGAACGCCTCGTCGCCCAGATCGAGCGTCCCGGCGAGAAGTGGCGCGTGTTCTTCGGCAACTCGGGGGCGGAGGCGGTCGAGGCGGCGGTGAAGCTCGCGCGGAATCACACCGGGCGCACGCATATCATCTCCACGCTGGGGTCCTTCCACGGGCGGACGTACGGCGCGATCACGCTCACGGGCTCCAAGACGAAGTACAAGCGCGGCTTCGGTCCCCTGCTGCCGAACGTCTCGCACGTCCCCTATCCCAACCCCTTCCGCCCGCCGCTGGGCAGCACGCCCGAAACGTGCGGTCAGGCCGTCCTCGACCACATCGAACTGCTGTTCCAGACGGTCATTCCTGCCGATGAGGTCGCCGCCGTCGTCATCGAGCCGATGCAGGGTGAGGGCGGGTACATCGTGCCGCCCGCGGACTTCCTGCCGGGGCTGCGCGCGTTGTGCGACAAGCACGGCATCCTGCTGATCTTCGACGAGGTGCAGGCGGGGATGGGGCGCACCGGGAAGATGTTCTCGTTCCAGCACTTCGACGTTCAGCCCGATATCGTGACCCTCGCCAAAGGCATCGCCTCAGGCCTGCCCATCTCCGCGATGCTCGCCAAGGAGTCGGTCATGACCTGGCCCGTCGGCTCGCACGGCAGTACGTTCGGCGGCAACCCGGTCGCGGCGGCGGCGGCCCACGCCACGCTCGACCTCCTCGAAGGTGTGGTGAAGCACCCCGGCTGTGGCGAGAGCCTGATGGACAACGCGCGGGAGGTCGGCGCCTCCATCCTGGCCGAGCTGCGGAAGATGCAGTCGGACTTCCCCTTCCTGGGCGACGTGCGCGGCGAGGGGCTCTTCATCGGCCTGGAGTTCGTGAGGCCGGACGGGAGCCCCGACGGGGGGCTGCGGGACCGCGCCAGCCTCGCCCTGTTCGAGCGCGGCCTCCTGAACCTCGACTGCGGCGAGGCCGTCATCCGCATCAGCCCGCCCCTGATCCTGACGCGCGAGGAGGCGGGGACGGGGCTCAAGATCATGCGGGAGACGCTGGCGGCGCTGTAG
- a CDS encoding anthranilate synthase component II — protein sequence MTPRILLIDNYDSFTYNLVQYLGELGCDLTVWRNDDFSLEDVRRLNPDAIVVSPGPCTPLEAGMSVEVVRELGPEFPTLGVCLGHQSIGEAFGARVGRALQPVHGKTSPVRHDGSGLFAGIGDDVRVTRYHSLVVRDLPPELVPVAWTSDPGEEVLMALRHRDYPVFGVQFHPESIATEDGKTMLHNFLNVVREYRAQKEPA from the coding sequence ATGACTCCGCGAATCCTCCTCATCGACAACTACGACTCCTTCACCTACAACCTCGTCCAGTACCTCGGCGAGTTGGGCTGCGACCTGACGGTGTGGCGGAATGACGACTTCTCTCTCGAAGACGTGCGGAGGTTGAATCCCGACGCCATCGTCGTTTCTCCCGGTCCCTGCACACCGCTCGAAGCGGGGATGAGCGTGGAAGTCGTCCGCGAACTGGGGCCCGAGTTCCCCACCCTCGGCGTCTGCCTGGGCCACCAGAGCATCGGCGAGGCGTTCGGGGCGCGGGTGGGGCGGGCGCTGCAACCTGTCCACGGCAAGACGAGTCCGGTCAGGCATGACGGCTCGGGCCTCTTCGCGGGGATCGGCGACGACGTGCGCGTGACCCGCTACCACTCCCTCGTGGTGCGCGACCTGCCGCCCGAACTCGTGCCCGTCGCGTGGACGAGCGACCCCGGCGAGGAGGTGCTGATGGCCCTGCGCCACCGCGACTACCCCGTCTTCGGCGTCCAGTTTCACCCCGAATCCATCGCTACCGAGGACGGCAAGACGATGCTGCACAACTTCCTGAACGTGGTCCGCGAGTACCGGGCGCAGAAGGAGCCCGCGTGA
- a CDS encoding peroxiredoxin, whose amino-acid sequence MSPSVGQPAPEFDARSDDGRPVRLTELRGSWVVLYFYPRANTPGCSVEARRFEAALPEFGRLNAQVVGVSTDTEARQANFRDTCSLSFPLIPDGDRSVSRAYGVIGGLGGLLGLAARETFLIDPQGRVAHHWRGVNPATHAADVLRHLEGVASGVSAS is encoded by the coding sequence ATGAGCCCCTCTGTCGGTCAACCCGCCCCCGAGTTCGACGCGCGCAGCGACGACGGCCGCCCCGTCCGCCTCACCGAGTTGCGCGGGTCCTGGGTGGTGCTGTACTTCTACCCCCGCGCGAACACGCCCGGCTGCTCAGTCGAGGCCCGGCGTTTCGAGGCGGCCCTTCCCGAGTTCGGGCGCCTGAACGCGCAGGTCGTCGGCGTGAGCACCGACACCGAGGCCCGGCAGGCGAACTTCCGCGACACCTGCTCGCTGTCTTTCCCCCTGATTCCCGACGGCGACCGCAGCGTCAGCCGCGCCTACGGGGTGATCGGCGGGCTGGGCGGCCTGCTGGGGCTGGCGGCGCGCGAGACCTTTCTGATCGACCCCCAGGGCCGGGTCGCCCACCACTGGCGCGGGGTGAATCCGGCCACCCACGCCGCCGACGTGCTGCGGCACCTAGAGGGGGTGGCCTCCGGGGTCAGCGCGTCCTAG